Within Camelina sativa cultivar DH55 unplaced genomic scaffold, Cs unpScaffold15929, whole genome shotgun sequence, the genomic segment TCACCGCAGCCACGAAAATCGACGGTTATCCGTATGGGCGGCGGTCCGAGAACATTCCCAGGCGGCGTCTCGAAATGGCAGTGGAAAAGGATGCAAgcgaagaaacagaaacagctACTCAAAGCGAGGCTATGCCGAGAACGCCAGATCTACGAGATGAGGAAACGCGCCGAGCTTAAAGCGGCGGTTGCTGAGCTTGAACGACCTTGGGAGCCGG encodes:
- the LOC104775478 gene encoding probable DEAD-box ATP-dependent RNA helicase 48; translation: MGGGPRTFPGGVSKWQWKRMQAKKQKQLLKARLCRERQIYEMRKRAELKAAVAELERPWEPVQKPPNLFSVCADEQVKVLADRFQKPGGFDL